One genomic segment of Zymoseptoria tritici IPO323 chromosome 5, whole genome shotgun sequence includes these proteins:
- a CDS encoding 40S ribosomal protein S2, translated as MADRGGAAGAGGARGGGFGSRGDRGGGDRGRGGRGRGRGRGRGAKSDEKEWAPVTKLGRLVKAGKIKSMEEIYLHSLPIKEYQIVDFFLPGLKDEVMKIKPVQKQTRAGQRTRFKAIVVIGDSAGHIGLGIKTSKEVATAIRAAIIIAKLSVVPIRRGYWGTNLGDPHSIPVKESGKCGSVTVRLIPAPRGTGLVASPAVKRLLQLAGVSDIYTASAGSTKTLENTLKATFVAITNTYGFLTPNLWKETKLIRSPLEEYSDVLREGKRY; from the exons ATGGCCGATCGAGGTGGAGCAGCTGGTGCCGGAGGCGCCCGTGGTGGTGGATTCGGATCTCGCGGAGACCGTGGCGGTGGTGACCGTGGCCGTGGAGGACGTGGTCGCGGACGTGGACGTGGCCGTGGAGCGAAGAGCGACGAGAAGGAGTGGGCTCCCGTCACCAAGCTCGGCCGTCTCGTCAAGGCCGGCAAGATCAAGAGCATGGAAGAGATCTACCTCCACTCTCTCCCCATCAAGGAGTACCAGATTGtggacttcttcctcccagGACTCAAGGACGAGGTCATGAAG ATCAAGCCCGTTCAGAAGCAGACCCGTGCCGGTCAGCGCACTCGCTTTAAGGCTATCGTCGTTATTGGAGACAGCGCTGGTCACATCGGTTTGGGCATCAAGACCAGCAAGGAAGTCGCTACCGCCATCCGCGCTGCGATCATCATCGCCAAGCTCAGCGTTGTGCCAATTCGTCGCGGATACTGGGGCACCAACCTCGGTGACCCTCACTCCATCCCCGTCAAGGAGTCTGGAAAGTGCGGTTCCGTCACCGTTCGT CTCATCCCAGCGCCCCGTGGTACCGGTCTCGTCGCCTCCCCAGCTGTCAAGCGTCTGCTCCAGTTGGCCGGTGTCAGCGACATCTACACCGCCTCGGCCGGTTCGACCAAGACCCTCGAGAACACCCTCAAGGCCACCTTTGTCGCCATCACCAACACCTACGGCTTCCTCACTCCCAACTTGTGGAAGGAGACCAAGCTCATCCGCAGCCCGCTCGAGGAGTACTCTGACGTTCTCCGCGAGGGCAAGCGCTACTAG